From Coccinella septempunctata chromosome 4, icCocSept1.1, whole genome shotgun sequence, a single genomic window includes:
- the LOC123311388 gene encoding elongation of very long chain fatty acids protein 6-like, whose product MEKSNDSFVFDFEAEFDEKKAHSWIKEHWTDTFYFNVVYLMVIFSLKKFMQNRPPYKMMIPAVIWNIFLASFSIIGTIRTFPELRRSLSFHGIHHSICDQSFIATDEVTRVWVYLFVLSKSWELLDTVFVVLRKHPLIFLHWYHHMIALVYSWVSYSELISTSRWFVIMNFFVHSLMYSYYALRCLKFKLPKQISMIITTLQILQMVIAFSVNIYAFYLIQQGIECGISIWNIRFSTVMYMSFFVLFSRFFYKAYLSNNKVEEKNVKGYDHLAATSKKSK is encoded by the coding sequence ATGGAAAAATCGAACGATTCCTTCGTATTCGATTTCGAAGcggaatttgatgaaaaaaaagcACATTCATGGATAAAAGAACATTGGACCGACACGTTCTACTTCAATGTTGTCTATTTGATGGTGATATTCTCATTGAAGAAGTTCATGCAGAATCGGCCACCCTACAAAATGATGATACCTGCAGTGATCTGGAACATTTTCTTAGCTAGCTTCAGCATAATAGGTACCATCAGAACATTTCCCGAGCTTAGGCGTTCTTTGAGTTTTCATGGTATCCACCATTCCATCTGCGACCAGTCGTTTATTGCCACAGACGAAGTGACTCGAGTATGGGTGTATTTATTCGTGCTAAGCAAAAGTTGGGAGCTGCTGGACACAGTTTTTGTAGTTTTGAGAAAACATCCGCTGATCTTCCTCCATTGGTATCATCATATGATAGCTCTCGTGTACAGTTGGGTTAGCTACTCTGAATTAATATCTACTTCTCGTTGGTTCGTCATCATGAACTTTTTTGTTCATTCGTTAATGTACTCTTATTACGCTCTTCGATGTTTGAAATTCAAGCTACCGAAGCAGATATCAATGATTATAACTACACTGCAAATCCTACAAATGGTCATAGCCTTTTCGGTGAACATCTACGCCTTTTACCTAATACAACAAGGTATTGAATGTGGTATCTCCATTTGGAATATTCGTTTTTCCACAGTTATGTATATGAGTTtctttgttttattctctcGTTTCTTTTATAAGGCCTATCTATCCAATAACAAAGTGGAAGAAAAAAACGTTAAAGGTTATGATCATTTGGCGGCCACTTCTAAGAAATCTAAATGA
- the LOC123311755 gene encoding elongation of very long chain fatty acids protein 6-like produces MMEYSVTVPHYSYVFNFESEFVHQKSRTWMIDNWKNGFYYIGIYMILIFGGQYLMQNRPRFELRGVLVVWNSLLAAFSIIGACRTLPEFLHIITNYGLYHSVCTPSFIELDKVCGFWAFMFVLSKLPELGDTIFIVLRKQPLIFLHWYHHITVLLYSWFSYTEYTSSARWFIVMNYCVHSIMYSYYALRAMGYKPPRQIAMVITTLQLLQMVIGCAINIWAHQLLQSGAACNITPLNLKLSITMYLSYFVLFARFFYKAYLSSGKDRKKVKENDYSMLKTKAH; encoded by the coding sequence ATGATGGAATATTCAGTGACTGTACCACATTATTCGTatgtattcaattttgaatcagAATTTGTTCATCAGAAATCCAGAACATGGATGATCGACAACTGGAAAAATGGCTTTTATTATATTGGAATCTACATGATTCTGATTTTTGGAGGACAATACCTTATGCAGAATCGTCCAAGGTTTGAATTAAGAGGGGTATTGGTTGTTTGGAATTCTTTACTTGCTGCATTCAGTATAATTGGTGCATGCAGAACACTTCCTGAGTTTTTACACATCATCACAAACTATGGATTATATCATTCAGTATGTACTCCTTCCTTCATCGAACTTGATAAAGTGTGTGGTTTCTGGGCATTTATGTTTGTGTTGAGTAAACTTCCTGAACTTGGAGACACGATATTCATAGTTCTTAGAAAACAGCCCCTAATATTTTTACATTGGTACCACCACATTACTGTTCTTCTTTATTCTTGGTTCAGTTATACCGAATATACATCAAGTGCCAGATGGTTTATTGTTATGAATTATTGTGTTCATTCTATCATGTATTCCTACTATGCTCTTCGTGCCATGGGTTATAAACCACCCAGACAAATAGCAATGGTTATAACAACTCTTCAACTTCTTCAAATGGTTATTGGATGTGCAATTAACATTTGGGCTCACCAGTTACTCCAAAGTGGAGCAGCATGCAATATAACTCCTTTGAATCTCAAGCTCTCTATCACGATGTATTTGAGTTATTTTGTTCTTTTTGCAAGATTTTTCTACAAAGCTTATTTGTCCAGTGGTAAGGACCGTAAGAAGGTTAAAGAGAATGATTATTCCATGTTGAAAACTAAAGCTCATTAG
- the LOC123311853 gene encoding eukaryotic translation initiation factor 4E1-like isoform X2, translated as MATATLETQNERKELITEEIIPAMDYTLKHPLQNAWTLWYFDSDRSQSWVDNMKEIASFQTVEDFWSLYNHIKPASDIRQGNDYSLFKKGVKPMWEDPANKKGGRWLMNLDRKQRSAELDRYWLDILLCLIGEAFENSDEICGATVNIRGKGDKIGIWTSDASNTQAVLEIGRKIKERLRIPNNTKLVYQLHDDQMAKNSSVTKNAYTL; from the exons ATGGCCACAGCGACTTTAGAAACCCAG AATGAACGAAAAGAACTGATTACCGAGGAAATCATTCCTGCTATGGATTACACTCTGAAGCATCCTCTCCAAAATGCATGGACTCTTTGGTATTTCGACAGTGATCGTAGCCAAAGTTGGGTAGATAACATGAAAGAAATTGCTTCTTTTCAAACTGTTGAAGACTTTTGGAG TTTGTACAATCACATAAAACCAGCTAGTGATATTAGGCAAGGCAACGATTACTCCTTGTTTAAGAAGGGTGTAAAACCTATGTGGGAGGACCCAGCAAACAAAAAAGGTGGCCGTTGGCTAATGAACTTGGACAGAAAACAACGATCAGCAGAGTTAGATAGATATTGGCTAGATATT CTCTTATGTCTGATAGGAGAAGCCTTTGAAAACTCTGATGAAATTTGTGGTGCAACGGTCAATATCAGAGGAAAAGGGGATAAAATAG GTATCTGGACATCTGATGCCAGTAATACCCAAGCTGTCTTAGAAATAGGAAGAAAAATAAAGGAAAGGTTACGCATACCCAATAACACAAAATTGGTGTATCAACTTCACGACGATCAAATGGCTAAAAATAGCTCGGTCACCAAGAATGCCTATACTCTTTGA
- the LOC123311854 gene encoding uncharacterized protein LOC123311854, translating to MQNQYLDLRYRITHGPENQMALEELKSQYRDLIHSNRAYDRIRTLSDLITVLEKRDVLNEYNMGRMRDIENILSVYIPTAYRRSRSSTTPFCPHPDDMHSTTPSRIECNPIVKAKVYKTIATTIGRKWAEFGRELSVPENEIDYLSHKDTKDRIYYILRYHEENCDPRRWKTKLLSALIECRRKDIYETVQSYFDTYI from the exons ATGCAAAATCAATATCTTGATTTGAGATATCGGATCACCCATGGACCAGAAAACCAAATGGCTTTGGAAGAGCTGAAATCTCAATATAGAGATTTAATTCACTCTAACAGAGCGTATGACCGAATCAGGACATTATCGGACCTTATCACTGTCCTAGAGAAAAGGGATGTTTTGAACGAATACAACATGGGTAGAATGAGAGATATTGAAAACATCCTGAGTGTCTATATTCCAACTGCATATCGCAGAAGTAGGAGTTCGACAACCCCTTTTTGCCCACATCCAGATGATATGCATAGCACTACTCCATCAAGGATTGAAT GCAATCCAATAGTAAAAGCTAAAGTATATAAGACAATAGCCACCACAATTGGGAGAAAATGGGCTGAATTTGGACGAGAGCTCTCAGTTCCTGAAAATGAAATTGACTATCTTTCTCACAAAGATACCAAAGATAGGATTTATTACATTTTAAGATATCATGAGGAAAACTGTGATCCACGTAGATGGAAAACTAAACTACTATCAGCTTTGATTGAATGTCGCAGGAAGGATATTTATGAAACGGTCCAATCATATTTTGATACATATATTTAG
- the LOC123312275 gene encoding four and a half LIM domains protein 2 isoform X12: MAGVLSNQFEKKLSLKTKIVGEDRIKKAKEKNEDVAILSMELPGEKSNFQCSLGDLCLQGDARSLPLGTKKMEYKTRQWHEKCFCCCVCKVPIGTQSFIPREQEIYCAKCYEEKFATRCIKCNKVITSGGVTYKNEPWHRECFTCTNCSKSLAGERFTSREDKPYCAECFGELFAKRCFACNKPITGIGGTKFISFEDRHWHNDCFFCAMCRTSLVGRGFITDQDDIICPECAKQKLL; encoded by the exons ATGGCAGGTGTTTTGAGTAACCAGTTCGAGAAGAAATTGAGTTTGAAGACCAAAATTGTCGGTGAAGATAGGATTAAAAAGGCGAAGGAGAAAAATGAGGATGTTGCTATTTTATCTATGGAATTGCCGGGAGAGAAAAGTAACTTTCAGTGCAGTTTGGGCGATCTTTGCCTACAGGGCGATGCGAGGAGTTTGCCTCTAG GTACCAAGAAAATGGAGTACAAAACTAGGCAATGGCACGAGAAATGCTTCTGCTGCTGCGTGTGCAAAGTCCCCATAGGTACCCAGAGCTTCATACCAAGAGAGCAGGAGATCTATTGCGCCAAGTGTTACGAAGAAAAATTCGCCACTAGGTGCATCAAGTGTAACAAG GTAATCACTAGCGGCGGTGTGACATACAAGAACGAGCCTTGGCACAGGGAGTGCTTCACTTGCACCAACTGCTCCAAGAGCTTGGCAGGGGAGCGTTTCACCAGTCGCGAAGACAAACCCTATTGCGCGGAGTGTTTCGGGGAGCTATTCGCCAAGAGATGTTTCGCTTGCAACAAACCGATCACTGGCATTGGCGGCACCAAATTCATCTCCTTCGAAGATAG ACATTGGCACAATGACTGTTTCTTCTGCGCCATGTGCCGTACTAGCTTAGTAGGCCGTGGATTCATCACCGACCAAGACGACATCATCTGCCCAGAGTGCGCCAAACAGAAATTACTATAA
- the LOC123311853 gene encoding eukaryotic translation initiation factor 4E-like isoform X1 encodes MNEASVSQEATTSGWVTGSPDYACNCLNERKELITEEIIPAMDYTLKHPLQNAWTLWYFDSDRSQSWVDNMKEIASFQTVEDFWSLYNHIKPASDIRQGNDYSLFKKGVKPMWEDPANKKGGRWLMNLDRKQRSAELDRYWLDILLCLIGEAFENSDEICGATVNIRGKGDKIGIWTSDASNTQAVLEIGRKIKERLRIPNNTKLVYQLHDDQMAKNSSVTKNAYTL; translated from the exons ATGAATGAGGCATCAGTAAGCCAGGAAGCGACAACCTCTGGATGGGTGACGGGATCTCCAGATTATGCTTGTAATTGTCTA AATGAACGAAAAGAACTGATTACCGAGGAAATCATTCCTGCTATGGATTACACTCTGAAGCATCCTCTCCAAAATGCATGGACTCTTTGGTATTTCGACAGTGATCGTAGCCAAAGTTGGGTAGATAACATGAAAGAAATTGCTTCTTTTCAAACTGTTGAAGACTTTTGGAG TTTGTACAATCACATAAAACCAGCTAGTGATATTAGGCAAGGCAACGATTACTCCTTGTTTAAGAAGGGTGTAAAACCTATGTGGGAGGACCCAGCAAACAAAAAAGGTGGCCGTTGGCTAATGAACTTGGACAGAAAACAACGATCAGCAGAGTTAGATAGATATTGGCTAGATATT CTCTTATGTCTGATAGGAGAAGCCTTTGAAAACTCTGATGAAATTTGTGGTGCAACGGTCAATATCAGAGGAAAAGGGGATAAAATAG GTATCTGGACATCTGATGCCAGTAATACCCAAGCTGTCTTAGAAATAGGAAGAAAAATAAAGGAAAGGTTACGCATACCCAATAACACAAAATTGGTGTATCAACTTCACGACGATCAAATGGCTAAAAATAGCTCGGTCACCAAGAATGCCTATACTCTTTGA
- the LOC123312037 gene encoding elongation of very long chain fatty acids protein 6-like, producing MSLINSFFFKFERQFDNELAKTWLSEQWNYSIFYVGVYLFVIFELKHLMENRDRLNIDKFLAAWNTTLAAFSIIGTFRTFPELFRTLTETGFYESICDSSYVATNRVTGTWMFLFVLSKFMELGDTIFLVLKKRPLTFLHVYHHIVGLLYTWYSYIEFSSTTRWFSVMNFIVHSIMYTYFALSAMKYKPPKQFAMMLTGLQIIQMIIGCIINLTIYGFFIRNIDCQVTMCNVILSSIMYASFLFMFSKFFMNAYIRKAMKRKAV from the coding sequence ATGTCGTTGATTAACAGTTTTTTCTTTAAGTTCGAAAGACAATTCGATAATGAATTAGCAAAGACGTGGCTGAGCGAACAATGGAATTATTCGATATTTTATGTTGGTGTTTATCTTTTCGTTATTTTTGAACTGAAGCACCTAATGGAGAACAGAGATAGGCTGAATATAGACAAATTTCTGGCGGCATGGAACACAACTTTGGCAGCTTTCAGCATCATTGGAACGTTCAGAACATTTCCTGAACTTTTCCGAACGCTCACCGAAACTGGATTTTACGAATCTATATGTGATTCTTCCTACGTTGCTACAAATAGAGTGACTGGTACTTGGATGTTCCTGTTCGTACTCAGTAAATTCATGGAATTAGGAGATACAATTTTTTTGGTACTTAAAAAACGGCCTCTTACTTTTCTACATGTGTACCATCATATTGTGGGCTTGTTATATACCTGGTACAGTTATATAGAATTCTCTTCAACAACAAGATGGTTTTCAGTGATGAACTTTATTGTGCACTCGATTATGTACACCTATTTTGCTCTGAGTGCGATGAAGTACAAACCTCCCAAACAATTCGCAATGATGCTTACAGGACTCCAAATAATTCAAATGATAATTGGTTGTATCATCAATCTAACCATTTATGGATTTTTTATTAGAAATATTGACTGTCAAGTGACTATGTGTAATGTAATTCTTTCTTCAATTATGTATGCGAGTTTTCTCTTTATGTTCagcaaatttttcatgaatgcCTATATTAGAAAAGCTATGAAGAGGAAAGCAGTATAG
- the LOC123311853 gene encoding eukaryotic translation initiation factor 4E1-like isoform X3, which produces MSLAKLKEKNERKELITEEIIPAMDYTLKHPLQNAWTLWYFDSDRSQSWVDNMKEIASFQTVEDFWSLYNHIKPASDIRQGNDYSLFKKGVKPMWEDPANKKGGRWLMNLDRKQRSAELDRYWLDILLCLIGEAFENSDEICGATVNIRGKGDKIGIWTSDASNTQAVLEIGRKIKERLRIPNNTKLVYQLHDDQMAKNSSVTKNAYTL; this is translated from the exons ATGTCGCTCGCTAAGCTAAAAGAGAAG AATGAACGAAAAGAACTGATTACCGAGGAAATCATTCCTGCTATGGATTACACTCTGAAGCATCCTCTCCAAAATGCATGGACTCTTTGGTATTTCGACAGTGATCGTAGCCAAAGTTGGGTAGATAACATGAAAGAAATTGCTTCTTTTCAAACTGTTGAAGACTTTTGGAG TTTGTACAATCACATAAAACCAGCTAGTGATATTAGGCAAGGCAACGATTACTCCTTGTTTAAGAAGGGTGTAAAACCTATGTGGGAGGACCCAGCAAACAAAAAAGGTGGCCGTTGGCTAATGAACTTGGACAGAAAACAACGATCAGCAGAGTTAGATAGATATTGGCTAGATATT CTCTTATGTCTGATAGGAGAAGCCTTTGAAAACTCTGATGAAATTTGTGGTGCAACGGTCAATATCAGAGGAAAAGGGGATAAAATAG GTATCTGGACATCTGATGCCAGTAATACCCAAGCTGTCTTAGAAATAGGAAGAAAAATAAAGGAAAGGTTACGCATACCCAATAACACAAAATTGGTGTATCAACTTCACGACGATCAAATGGCTAAAAATAGCTCGGTCACCAAGAATGCCTATACTCTTTGA
- the LOC123312275 gene encoding four and a half LIM domains protein 2 isoform X11: MGDVDAYSNFTITEKKTKKVKKTTTKRRESGDRGSEITITEIERTTNGNQGGEYTKAMNKDWHGQHFCCWQCDESLTGQRYVLRDDHPYCVSCYESVFANACEKCSRTIGIDSKDLSYKDKHWHEACFLCTTCGESLVDKQFGSKGERIYCGRCYDNQFASRCDGCNEIFRAGTKKMEYKTRQWHEKCFCCCVCKVPIGTQSFIPREQEIYCAKCYEEKFATRCIKCNKVITSGGVTYKNEPWHRECFTCTNCSKSLAGERFTSREDKPYCAECFGELFAKRCFACNKPITGIGGTKFISFEDRHWHNDCFFCAMCRTSLVGRGFITDQDDIICPECAKQKLL, translated from the exons ATGGGTGACGTAGACGCATACTCGAACTTCACCATCACCGAGAAGAAGACCAAGAAGGTCAAGAAAACCACCACCAAGCGGAGGGAGAGCGGTGATAGGGGATCGGAAATCACCATCACCGAAATTGAAAGGACCACCAACGGAAACCAGGG TGGCGAGTACACCAAGGCCATGAACAAGGACTGGCATGGTCAACATTTCTGTTGCTGGCAGTGTGACGAGAGTCTCACAGGACAAAGGTACGTCCTTAGGGATGACCATCCCTACTGCGTATCCTGCTATGAGAGCGTGTTCGCAAACGCCTGCGAAAAGTGCAGCAGGACCATTGGAATAGATTCCAAG GATTTGAGCTACAAGGACAAGCATTGGCACGAAGCATGCTTCCTATGCACAACGTGTGGTGAATCCCTGGTAGATAAGCAGTTCGGTTCAAAGGGAGAAAGGATCTACTGTGGCCGTTGCTATGACAATCAATTCGCTTCGAGGTGTGATGGATGCAACGAAATCTTCAGGGCTG GTACCAAGAAAATGGAGTACAAAACTAGGCAATGGCACGAGAAATGCTTCTGCTGCTGCGTGTGCAAAGTCCCCATAGGTACCCAGAGCTTCATACCAAGAGAGCAGGAGATCTATTGCGCCAAGTGTTACGAAGAAAAATTCGCCACTAGGTGCATCAAGTGTAACAAG GTAATCACTAGCGGCGGTGTGACATACAAGAACGAGCCTTGGCACAGGGAGTGCTTCACTTGCACCAACTGCTCCAAGAGCTTGGCAGGGGAGCGTTTCACCAGTCGCGAAGACAAACCCTATTGCGCGGAGTGTTTCGGGGAGCTATTCGCCAAGAGATGTTTCGCTTGCAACAAACCGATCACTGGCATTGGCGGCACCAAATTCATCTCCTTCGAAGATAG ACATTGGCACAATGACTGTTTCTTCTGCGCCATGTGCCGTACTAGCTTAGTAGGCCGTGGATTCATCACCGACCAAGACGACATCATCTGCCCAGAGTGCGCCAAACAGAAATTACTATAA
- the LOC123312275 gene encoding uncharacterized protein LOC123312275 isoform X4 — translation MGLILSVLVVCVGVYKFIQVYGDPDRKLSYEKNTPCRTDNVSKNSETDRPPPRVQLCRDFLSHEDVEIECTSRVLTQDSAGTSTRRFLVTEKDEDRSRTPSPRKFLITREDENDPNLREFLIARGKPKDNPDTQRFVLIDTKDDFRDTSPLPLPKKFVITQESSSINQETLQSLKQGIGIGFNSLRYMGKNIDDIQAFNLSNGDTRTFTHSVYSSTTLQNGNTSHKSNHFAPPKDSQVSSAVLQIYNNAPEEFHRDPSPYPNLNVSIRKGSISLEMLDTTKVNMDEGDEEGEAASNSNQIDIITKTGDFNTTEYMSNRVLVMPPGGLKSDQHAREVWDDARNKGIDVAAKDTRSKSACRSENSTPEEMRRVSSSSKMYDKGFDEPSSLFINVLKKGEDVEFRNSLDGVKKGNEARRSFRKKKNRSQNSLENGESQGNENEGVVKPTTSDNTRLIFSGEYTKAMNKDWHGQHFCCWQCDESLTGQRYVLRDDHPYCVSCYESVFANACEKCSRTIGIDSKDLSYKDKHWHEACFLCTTCGESLVDKQFGSKGERIYCGRCYDNQFASRCDGCNEIFRAGTKKMEYKTRQWHEKCFCCCVCKVPIGTQSFIPREQEIYCAKCYEEKFATRCIKCNKVITSGGVTYKNEPWHRECFTCTNCSKSLAGERFTSREDKPYCAECFGELFAKRCFACNKPITGIGGTKFISFEDRHWHNDCFFCAMCRTSLVGRGFITDQDDIICPECAKQKLL, via the exons ATGGGTTTGATCCTCTCAGTGTTGGTTGTTTGTGTGGGTGTTTACAAATTCATTCAAGTATACGGTGATCCCGACAGAAAATTATCCTACGAAAAGAACACGCCCTGCCGTACCGACAATGTCTCTAAAAATAGTGAAACCGACCGACCACCTCCAAGAGTACAGCTGTGTCGGGATTTTCTCAGTCACGAAGACGTAGAGATCGAGTGTACCTCACGAGTTTTGACGCAGGACTCTGCGGGAACTTCCACCAGACGCTTCTTGGTCACCGAAAAAGATGAAGATCGCTCCAGAACCCCTTCGCCAAGGAAATTCCTCATCACCAGGGAAGATGAGAACGACCCCAACCTCAGGGAGTTCCTCATcgccagaggaaaaccaaaggatAACCCTGACACCCAAAGATTCGTACTGATAGATACAAAGGACGATTTCAGAGACACCTCGCCTCTTCCACTaccaaaaaaattcgtcatcaCCCAAGAATCGTCCTCGATAAACCAGGAAACCCTACAGTCTCTCAAACAAGGTATTGGTATAGGTTTCAACTCTTTGAGATACATGGGGAAGAACATAGACGACATCCAAGCTTTCAACCTTTCAAATGGTGACACTAGAACCTTCACCCACTCAGTTTACTCCTCCACAACCCTTCAAAATGGAAACACTTCACACAAATCGAATCACTTTGCTCCCCCCAAAGACTCCCAAGTATCTTCAGCAGTCCTCCAGATATACAACAACGCGCCTGAGGAGTTCCACAGGGATCCTTCCCCCTACCCAAACCTGAACGTTTCGATCAGAAAGGGCAGCATAAGTCTGGAAATGCTGGATACGACAAAGGTCAACATGGATGAAGGTGACGAGGAAGGAGAGGCAGCTTCCAATTCCAACCAAATAGATATCATAACCAAAACGGGTGATTTCAACACCACCGAATACATGTCCAACCGAGTGTTGGTGATGCCTCCTGGTGGTTTAAAATCCGACCAGCATGCACGCGAGGTTTGGGATGACGCGAGAAATAAAGGTATTGATGTGGCTGCTAAAGACACGAGGTCCAAATCGGCGTGTAGATCCGAGAATTCTACTCCTGAGGAAATGAGGAGGGTCAGTTCTTCCTCGAAGATGTACGATAAAGGTTTTGACGAACCCTCGAGTCTCTTCATCAATGTTCTTAAGAAGGGGGAAGATGTAGAATTCAGGAATTCGCTGGATGGGGTGAAGAAGGGTAATGAAGCGCGTAGGAGTTTCAGGAAGAAGAAGAATAGAAGTCAGAATAGTTTAG aAAACGGAGAGTCACAAGGCAATGAAAATGAAGGGGTTGTTAAACCAACTACTTCTGATAATACAAGG TTAATTTTTAGTGGCGAGTACACCAAGGCCATGAACAAGGACTGGCATGGTCAACATTTCTGTTGCTGGCAGTGTGACGAGAGTCTCACAGGACAAAGGTACGTCCTTAGGGATGACCATCCCTACTGCGTATCCTGCTATGAGAGCGTGTTCGCAAACGCCTGCGAAAAGTGCAGCAGGACCATTGGAATAGATTCCAAG GATTTGAGCTACAAGGACAAGCATTGGCACGAAGCATGCTTCCTATGCACAACGTGTGGTGAATCCCTGGTAGATAAGCAGTTCGGTTCAAAGGGAGAAAGGATCTACTGTGGCCGTTGCTATGACAATCAATTCGCTTCGAGGTGTGATGGATGCAACGAAATCTTCAGGGCTG GTACCAAGAAAATGGAGTACAAAACTAGGCAATGGCACGAGAAATGCTTCTGCTGCTGCGTGTGCAAAGTCCCCATAGGTACCCAGAGCTTCATACCAAGAGAGCAGGAGATCTATTGCGCCAAGTGTTACGAAGAAAAATTCGCCACTAGGTGCATCAAGTGTAACAAG GTAATCACTAGCGGCGGTGTGACATACAAGAACGAGCCTTGGCACAGGGAGTGCTTCACTTGCACCAACTGCTCCAAGAGCTTGGCAGGGGAGCGTTTCACCAGTCGCGAAGACAAACCCTATTGCGCGGAGTGTTTCGGGGAGCTATTCGCCAAGAGATGTTTCGCTTGCAACAAACCGATCACTGGCATTGGCGGCACCAAATTCATCTCCTTCGAAGATAG ACATTGGCACAATGACTGTTTCTTCTGCGCCATGTGCCGTACTAGCTTAGTAGGCCGTGGATTCATCACCGACCAAGACGACATCATCTGCCCAGAGTGCGCCAAACAGAAATTACTATAA